The following proteins are co-located in the Citrobacter freundii ATCC 8090 = MTCC 1658 = NBRC 12681 genome:
- the smpB gene encoding SsrA-binding protein SmpB — protein sequence MTKKKAHKPGSATIALNKRARHEYFIEEEFEAGLALQGWEVKSLRAGKANIGDSYVILKDGEAFLFGANFTPMAVASTHVVCDPTRTRKLLLNQRELDSLYGRMNRDGYTVVALSLYWKNAWCKVKIGVAKGKKQHDKRSDVKEREWQLDKARIMKNAGR from the coding sequence ACGAAGAAAAAAGCACACAAACCTGGCTCAGCCACAATCGCGCTTAACAAGCGCGCACGACACGAATACTTTATTGAAGAAGAGTTCGAAGCAGGACTCGCTCTGCAAGGTTGGGAAGTCAAATCTCTACGCGCAGGTAAAGCTAACATCGGCGATAGCTATGTCATCCTTAAAGACGGCGAAGCGTTCCTGTTTGGCGCCAACTTCACGCCAATGGCTGTTGCCTCAACGCATGTGGTATGTGATCCCACCCGTACCCGTAAGCTGTTGTTAAACCAGCGTGAACTCGACTCCCTGTATGGTCGTATGAATCGTGACGGTTATACCGTCGTTGCGCTTTCACTGTACTGGAAAAATGCCTGGTGCAAAGTGAAAATTGGCGTCGCAAAAGGTAAGAAACAGCACGACAAGCGCTCCGATGTGAAAGAACGCGAATGGCAGTTAGATAAAGCGCGTATTATGAAAAATGCTGGTCGCTAA